In the genome of Streptomyces fagopyri, the window CGTCGGCGACCTGCCGGGCGAGGGCGAGACGTGCCTCGGTCTCCGGGGCGAACGCGGTCACGCTCACGGAGCGGTCCTTCCGGTGATGCGGGTGAGGGTGGAGGCGGGCCGGGGTGTGCCGGGATCCGTGCCGGTGCCTTCGCCGAGCAGGGCCCGTACGGTCGCGTCCCAGGACGGCAGCGCCCCGCGGGAGCGGAAGGCGAGCAGGGCGTCCATGGTGTCGTGGGGCAGCCGGATCCAGCCGCAGCCGGGGAAGTGCTGTTCGACCATCTCCCGCCAGGTGGTGACGGGCATCCGGAAGACGGCCTCGCGGTCCCACGGGACGGGCTCGACGCGGAAGCCGCCCGCTCCGGTGAACGCGGTGCCGGAGAAGAGCATCAGGAGCGGGACCTCGCCGTCGGTGAGGGCGTCGAAGTAGCGGGTCGCGGCGATGTCCATGTCGTAGGTGCAGGGCACGACGAGGTCCGCCTCGGTCTCCCCGGTGAAGGCGGGGACCATGAGGGACACCTGTGCGAACTGCACCGGCTGGAGGGTGCTGCCCCAGCGGGAGCGCTCGCCGAAGAGGTCGGCGAGCGCGTCGGCCTCGGCGGGCTCGTAGCCGCGCCGGGCGGGTTCGATGCGGATCTGGCAGCGCAGCGCGACGGCGTGCACCGGTTCGTCGCCGGAGGCGGTGACGCGCAGCCGGAAGACGAGGGTCGGTCCGGCGGCGAACCGGTCGGCGCGCACGCCGGTGCAGGTGAAGGAGAACTCGGTCACGGCCGGCTCTCCTCCCCCACGTTCCTGGTGCGTTCCCCGACCCGCTGGAAGAACGTGTCCAGGGCGGCGCGGGCCTCCGCGCCACCGTCGAAGCCCTGCCACAACAGGCGCATCCGGCCGACCAGTTCGTAGCAGATGTCGATGGGTACGAGGGCGCACTCGACGCGGCCGTCGACGCGGCGCAGCAGCAGCGCCTCCACGTCGGGTTCGAGCAGTCCGGCGAGTCGGCTGCCGCCCAGGACGGTCTGCCAGACGGCGGGGTCGAGTTCGCTCTCGGTGGCCCCGGCCGGGCTCGGGTAGAGGGCCACCAGCCGGTCGAGCGCTGCGTTGCGGAAGAAGAAGGCGACGCCGACCGGGATCTGGAGCGCTTCCCAGGCACCGTCGTCGAGACGGTGGTCCGGGTCGGTGAGGTAGCGGTCCGGTACCGCGCGGAAGCGGCCCGCGGCGGCGGCGCCCGGCTGCCGCATGAGCAGGGCGCAGGGGAGGCAGGCGCAGACGATGGCCCGCTTCTCGGTGTCGGCCAGGTGGCGGTGGTGGGCCTCGTCCACCGCGACCGCGCACAGTCCGCACCGCTCCTGGCGCGGCTCACGTCCGGTCAGGAACCTGCGCAGGCCCGGTCCGCGGGTGGCCGGGCGGGCGCCGGTGGGCGCGCTCACGCGGTCTTCGCCGGGGCCGGACGGCCGGCGGTCCGGCCATCCGGGCCGAGGCCGATCTGCAGCAGCGGGGGCTCCCCCGGCGTGCCGGCGGACTGCACCTCGACGGCCGTGACCTCGGGCGCGAAGCAGGCGAGCGCGTCCTCGGCGGCCTGTTTCGCCGTCGTCCCGTTCGCGGCGCACCCGCAGCCCGTGCCCGCCGCCGCGGCGGACCGGAGCGTGAGGGTTCCGGTCGTCTCGTCGAAGTCCACGACGTCCAGCTCGTGTTCGCGCACGGCGTCGAGCGCGCGGGCGATCCGGGTCGTCCGGTCCTCGGGGTGCAGGTCGTGCAGGACGAGGAGGCTCGCGACCAGTTCGTCGCCGAGCAGCGGTGCGACCGGGTCACCGCCTGCGCGACGGTTTCCGGGTACGGAGAGCAGCTGGAGCGCCCGCGCGAGTCCGGCCCCGTAGAAGTCCATCAGGGCCTGCACCAGTTCCTCGGCGGCCGCGCGGACGGCCGGGTCCCCGGTGGCGGCGAGCCGGTCGAGCACGTCCTCGATCCGCAGTCCGGTCTGCGTCGCGTTCACCGGGTTCGCCGCCCCGGCCGTCCGCGCCGCGCTCATCCGCCCAGTCCGCTCAGTCCGGTGGGCATGTGCATCTTCTGTACGGTCTTGCCGCCGCCCACGTACATGTGGACGCCGCACGGCAGGCAGGGGTCGAAGCTGCGGACGGCGCGCATGATGTCGATGCCCTTGAAGTTCTCCGGGGAGTTCTCCTCGAAGATCGGGGTGTTCTGCACGGCGTCCTCGTACGGGCCGGGGGTGCCGAAGGTGTCCCGGGTGCTGGCGTTCCACGGGGTGGGCGGGTACGGGTGGTAGTTGGCGATCTTGCCGTCGCGGATCACCATGTGGTGGGAGAGGACGCCGCGGACCGCCTCGGTGAAGCCGACTCCGACGGCCTCGTCGGGCACCTCGAACTTCTCCCAGGTCTGGGTGCGTCCGGCGCGGACCTCCTCCAGGGCCTTCTCCGCGAAGTGCAGCGCGACGGCGGCGGTGTAGGCCTGGAAGTAGGTGCGGGCGCGGTTGCGCTCCAGCGCGTTGCTCCAGCGCGGGATCTTCCACTCGAAGGTGGTCTCCGGCTTCGTCATCGTGCGGGGCAGGTTGATGACGACGCTGTGCCCGGTGGCCTTGACGTAACCCGTGTCGACGAGGCCGGACAGGGCGGTGGACCACAGTCGGGCGATGGGGCCGCCGCCGGTGTCCAGGGCCAGGTGGTCCTTGCCGTCGAACCAGCGGGGTGACATGACCCAGCTGTACTTGTCGTCGAAGTTGCGCTTCTGCGGGGCCGGGATGGTGTGCTGGTTCCACGGGTGCCGCGGGTCGACCGGGTTGCCGAGCGGGTCGTGGGTGACGAACTGCTCCTGGCCCTGCCAGTCCTCGTAGTAGGAACTGCCCAGCAGGATGCGGATGCCGAGGTTGATCTCGGTGAGGTCGTTGGTGACGAGTTTGCCGTCGACGACGATGCCGGGCGTGACGAACATCCGCCGGCCCCAGTCGGTCATGTTGGCGTAGGTGAAGTCGCAGTACTCGGGGTCGTTGAGCGCGCCCCAGCAGCCGAGCAGTACCCGCCGGCGTCCCACTTCCTCGTACCCGGGCAGGGCCTCGTAGAAGAAGTCGAAGAGGTCGTCGTGCAGGGGGACGACGCGCTTCATGAACTCCACGTAGCGCATCAGCCGGCTGAGGTAGTCCGTGAAGAGCTGTACGGAGGCGATGGTGCCGACGCCGCCCGGGTAGAGCGTGGAGGGGTGCACATGGCGCCCCTCCATGAGGCAGAACATCTCGCGGGTGTAGCGGCTCACCTGGAGGGCCTCGCGGTAGAACTCCCCTTCGAGGGGGTTCAGGGAGCGCATGATGTCGGCGATCGTGCGGTAGCCGTGCTCCCCGGCGTGCGGTGCCTCGGTGCGCTCGGCGAGTTCGAGGACACCGGGGTTGGTCTCCTTGACCATCTTCTCGCAGTAGTCGACCCCGACCAGGTTCTCCTGGAAGATGTTGTGGTCGAACATGTACTCGGCGGACTCGCCGAGGTTGATGATCCACTCCCCGAGGTGCGGGGGCTTCACGCCGTACGCCATGTTCTGCGCGTACACCGAACAGGTGGCGTGGTTGTCCCCGCAGATCCCGCAGATGCGGCTGGTGATGAAGTGCGCGTCACGGGGGTCCTTGCCCCGCATGAAGACGCTGTACCCGCGGAAGACGGACGAGGTGCTGTAGCACTCCGCGACCCGCTTCTGCTTGAAGTCGATCTTCGTGTGGATGCCCAGGCTGCCCACGATCC includes:
- a CDS encoding DUF6084 family protein; protein product: MTEFSFTCTGVRADRFAAGPTLVFRLRVTASGDEPVHAVALRCQIRIEPARRGYEPAEADALADLFGERSRWGSTLQPVQFAQVSLMVPAFTGETEADLVVPCTYDMDIAATRYFDALTDGEVPLLMLFSGTAFTGAGGFRVEPVPWDREAVFRMPVTTWREMVEQHFPGCGWIRLPHDTMDALLAFRSRGALPSWDATVRALLGEGTGTDPGTPRPASTLTRITGRTAP
- a CDS encoding DUF5947 family protein, whose translation is MSAPTGARPATRGPGLRRFLTGREPRQERCGLCAVAVDEAHHRHLADTEKRAIVCACLPCALLMRQPGAAAAGRFRAVPDRYLTDPDHRLDDGAWEALQIPVGVAFFFRNAALDRLVALYPSPAGATESELDPAVWQTVLGGSRLAGLLEPDVEALLLRRVDGRVECALVPIDICYELVGRMRLLWQGFDGGAEARAALDTFFQRVGERTRNVGEESRP
- a CDS encoding nickel-dependent hydrogenase large subunit; the encoded protein is MAPKTKAAGDGSGLMEMAWDPITRIVGSLGIHTKIDFKQKRVAECYSTSSVFRGYSVFMRGKDPRDAHFITSRICGICGDNHATCSVYAQNMAYGVKPPHLGEWIINLGESAEYMFDHNIFQENLVGVDYCEKMVKETNPGVLELAERTEAPHAGEHGYRTIADIMRSLNPLEGEFYREALQVSRYTREMFCLMEGRHVHPSTLYPGGVGTIASVQLFTDYLSRLMRYVEFMKRVVPLHDDLFDFFYEALPGYEEVGRRRVLLGCWGALNDPEYCDFTYANMTDWGRRMFVTPGIVVDGKLVTNDLTEINLGIRILLGSSYYEDWQGQEQFVTHDPLGNPVDPRHPWNQHTIPAPQKRNFDDKYSWVMSPRWFDGKDHLALDTGGGPIARLWSTALSGLVDTGYVKATGHSVVINLPRTMTKPETTFEWKIPRWSNALERNRARTYFQAYTAAVALHFAEKALEEVRAGRTQTWEKFEVPDEAVGVGFTEAVRGVLSHHMVIRDGKIANYHPYPPTPWNASTRDTFGTPGPYEDAVQNTPIFEENSPENFKGIDIMRAVRSFDPCLPCGVHMYVGGGKTVQKMHMPTGLSGLGG